One genomic region from Cydia amplana chromosome Z, ilCydAmpl1.1, whole genome shotgun sequence encodes:
- the LOC134660903 gene encoding protein RCC2 homolog — protein sequence MSNNGTRKRSLPSAPRGKPRKPRRQLSEDEDSDHSATSEPRDQQRTPSPMGDEPTVKLPEELLKTFYKTPGVLMIAGLVSWDLTAKKENATARTHPNLYTFHRLTDRKYRLIVSSCSAGHSILIGEDGTAYTFGRNGSGQLGFGDTSTRNVPEAVPALHGLNIIHAAVGRHHSLFVTDTGTVYACGDNKSGQCGLGSSSRQVLKPTRIRYTGKPIVKVGCGAEFSMILDCSGGLHSFGLPEYGQLGHNTDGKYFVTSTKLSYHFETVPRHVALFFEKSKDGHVVPVKDVDIVDFSCGNNHTVAIDSKKRAFSWGFGGFGRLGHAEQKDESVPRLIKYFGTTARGVRSVHCGSTYSLAVNEIGTLFLFGQTKRTGEANMYPKPVQDLTGWNIRSIGTSNTSIVIAADDSLIVWGVSPTYGELGTGEITKSTAKPKEVTRMEGTKVTQVTMGYSHSLLLCDDSTDEVKQKLATMPVFDP from the exons ATGTCAAACAACGGCACCCGCAAGCGTTCCCTGCCGTCAGCGCCGCGCGGCAAGCCACGCAAGCCGCGCAGGCAGCTCTCCGAAGACGAGGACAGCGACCACTCGGCGACGTCGGAGCCGAGAGACCAGCAGAGAACGCCCTCGCCGATGGGAGACGAGCCTACTGTCAAGTTACCAGAG GAGCTGCTGAAGACGTTCTACAAGACTCCCGGAGTGCTGATGATCGCCGGCCTGGTGTCCTGGGACCTGACGGCCAAGAAGGAGAACGCGACCGCTCGCACCCATCCCAACCTGTACACTTTCCATCGGCTCACAGACCGCAAG TACCGCCTGATCGTGAGCTCCTGCAGCGCGGGGCACTCCATTCTCATTGGTGAAGATGGTACAGCTTATACTTTCG GTCGCAACGGCAGCGGTCAGCTGGGCTTCGGCGACACGAGCACCCGGAACGTGCCTGAAGCCGTGCCAGCCCTGCACGGCTTGAACATCATCCACGCGGCCGTCGGCCGACACCACTCGCTGTTTGTCACAG ATACGGGCACGGTGTACGCTTGCGGCGACAACAAGAGCGGCCAGTGCGGGCTGGGCAGCAGCTCCCGGCAGGTGCTCAAGCCAACTCGCATACGATACAC CGGCAAACCAATCGTGAAGGTGGGTTGCGGGGCGGAGTTCTCCATGATCCTGGACTGCAGCGGCGGGCTGCACTCGTTCGGCCTGCCCGAGTACGGACAGCTGG GCCACAACACCGACGGCAAATACTTCGTGACGTCTACGAAGCTCTCGTACCACTTCGAGACGGTGCCGCGGCACGTCGCGCTGTTCTTCGAGAAGTCCAAGGACGGCCACGTGGTGCCGGTCAAGGACGTCGACATCGTGGACTTCTCCTGCGGAAACAACCACACG GTGGCCATAGACTCGAAGAAGCGCGCGTTCAGCTGGGGCTTCGGGGGCTTCGGTCGCCTCGGTCACGCCGAGCAAAAAGACGAGTCCGTACCTCGCCTTATCAAGTATTTCGGTACTACGGCGCGCGGCGTGCGCTCCGTGCACTGCGGCTCTACCTACAGCCTCGCTGTTAATGAGATCG GTACTCTATTCCTGTTCGGGCAGACCAAACGCACCGGAGAGGCGAACATGTACCCCAAGCCCGTTCAGGATCTCACCG GTTGGAACATTCGTAGCATTGGTACAAGTAACACGTCCATCGTGATCGCGGCTGACGATTCCCTCATAGTCTGGGGCGTGTCCCCGACCTATGGGGAACTG GGCACCGGTGAAATCACCAAGTCAACCGCCAAGCCCAAAGAGGTAACCCGCATGGAGGGGACCAAGGTGACCCAGGTGACCATGGGCTACTCGCACTCCCTGCTGCTCTGCGATGACTCCACGGACGAGGTGAAACAGAAGCTCGCCACCATGCCTGTCTTTGACCCTTAG